GCCGGCGAATATGCGGCGAAGGTGAATGCCCAGGACGGCCTGACCTATGGCTCCTTCACCGGCATCTCGATCAACGAGGACGGCATCGTGACGGCCCTGTTCGACAATGGCGAGCAGCGCGACATCTTCAAGCTGCCGGTAGCGACCTTCCGCAACCCGAACGGCCTCGCCGCGCAGAACGGCAACGCCTACCAGACCACGACCTACTCCGGCGATCCGGTGCTGCTCGAGGCTAATACGGCGGGCGCGGGCAAAGTCTCGCCCTCCTCGTTGGAATCCTCGACGGTCGACCTGGCCGAGGAGTTCACCAACATGATCATCACGCAGCGCGCCTACTCGGCCTCCGCCAAGGTCATCACGACGGCCGACGACATGCTGAGCGAGCTCCTGCAGATCCGGCGTTAATAGCGCAAGCCGTTAACAGCCATTGACGAAACATTGACAAAAGCGCCGGCCGTCACCACCCGGGCAGGGTGTGTGACGGCCGGAGTGCCTGGATACAGCTCTGTTTAACTGTGCGATTTAGGTCTTCCTTAAAGCGGTTGGCGTTACGCTCTGGACAGGTCGCGGACATTGACGACCGCAACCATCGGTCCAAGACGGAGCGAAACACTATGACGCTCGATCGCCCAGGTAGGACGCATCGGATCATCGGCCCCGACGGGCTGCCGCTGTCGCTCGACGATCTTCCGCCTCCCGGCACCAAGCGCTGGGTCATCCGGCGGAAGGCCGAGGTCGTCACCGGCGTGCGCGCGGGCCTTCTCACCCTCGAGGAGGCTTGCGAGCGCTATCAGCTTTCCGTCGAGGAGTTCCTGAGCTGGCAGCGCCAGATCGACGCCCATGGCATCAAGGGACTGAGGGTCACGCGGCTCCAGGATTATCGCGAGCCTGCCCGCTATCCGTGATCGGCCTGTTATCCACAGGCCGGGAACGGAAAGCCCGCAGAACGCTAACAACGAATGAATCACCGGGCCGGCAGAACTTGCCGGATCACCCGGCAAAAACTGCCGCCGGTTAATAGCTTTTTCACTTCGCGCGCCTAGCGTCGGGACGATCGATAGGCCCCACGCATCACGGCGCGAATGTCCCTGAAATTCTGTCTGATTTGCCACGCTCCCGATCGTCAGACCGCGAGGGCGTCATGATGGAGACCCTGCGCAAGCTCGGGCCTGTCAAGCTCGGTGCGCTTGGCGGCATTGCCCTGCTGCTGCTGGCGTTCTTCGCCTTTATCGGCATGCGCATGTCGACGCCCGACATGGCGCTGCTCTATGGCGATCTCGACCCGGCCGACAGCAGCCACATCGTCGAGAAACTCGATCAGATGGGCGTGCCCTACCAGATCGGCGCCGACGGCACCTCCATTCGCGTGCCCGCCGACCAGGCGCTCAAGCTCCGCATGAACATGGCGCAGGAAGGCCTGCCCGGCGGCGGCTCGATCGGCTACGAGATCTTCGACCAGCAGCAGCCGCTGGGAACCACCAGCTTCGAGCAGCAGGTCAACAAGCTGCGCGCCATGGAAGGCGAGCTGGCACGCACCATCAAGACCATCGACCTGGTCAAGAATGTCCGCGTCCATCTCGTGATTCCGGAACGCCAGCTCTTCGCCAAGGAACAACCCACCCCGTCGGCCTCGATCATCCTCACGATGGCGGGCGGCGCCGTCCTCGACAAGCAGCAGGTCTCCGCCATCGAGCATCTGGTCGCGGCCGCGGTCCCGGGCCTCAAGCCCAACGCCGTCTCGATCGTGGATTCGACCGGGACGCTGCTGGCGGCGGGCTCGGGCGACGGCGACGATTCCGGACTTTCGGGCTCGTCGGAAGAGATGCGCCTCGGCTACGAGAACAAGATCCGCCGCAGCATCGAGGAACTGCTTCAGCGCACGCTGGGTTACGGCAAGATCCGCGCCGAGGTCACGGCCGATCTCGACTTTGACCGGGTGACCACGAACTCCGAGACCTACAATCCGGACGGTCAGGTGGTGCGCTCGACCCAGACCGTCGAGGAGAAGAACAACTCTCAAGATGCGCAACCCAGCGACCAGGTGACGGTCGCCAACAACCTGCCCAATCCGACGGGCGGCGCCGCGCCGTCCGGAGCGACCAGCGCCAGCAGCTCGCAGCGCACGGAAGAGACCGTCAATTACGAGATCTCCAAGGAGACCCAGGTCCATATCCAGGAGACCGGCCAGGTCAAGAAGCTGTCGGTCGCGGTGCTGGTGGACGGCACCTATACGACGGCGGCGGACGGCACCAGCACCTATGCCCCGCGCTCGGCCGAGGAGCTCGATCAGATCGGCAAGCTGGTCAAGAGCGCCATCGGCTATGACGAGAAGCGCGGCGACAAGGTCGAAGTGGTCAATATGC
The nucleotide sequence above comes from Hypericibacter terrae. Encoded proteins:
- the fliF gene encoding flagellar basal-body MS-ring/collar protein FliF, which translates into the protein MMETLRKLGPVKLGALGGIALLLLAFFAFIGMRMSTPDMALLYGDLDPADSSHIVEKLDQMGVPYQIGADGTSIRVPADQALKLRMNMAQEGLPGGGSIGYEIFDQQQPLGTTSFEQQVNKLRAMEGELARTIKTIDLVKNVRVHLVIPERQLFAKEQPTPSASIILTMAGGAVLDKQQVSAIEHLVAAAVPGLKPNAVSIVDSTGTLLAAGSGDGDDSGLSGSSEEMRLGYENKIRRSIEELLQRTLGYGKIRAEVTADLDFDRVTTNSETYNPDGQVVRSTQTVEEKNNSQDAQPSDQVTVANNLPNPTGGAAPSGATSASSSQRTEETVNYEISKETQVHIQETGQVKKLSVAVLVDGTYTTAADGTSTYAPRSAEELDQIGKLVKSAIGYDEKRGDKVEVVNMRFADNTEIGSDANAGLIMGFSRSDLVRIVEMLVLALLGALAIMFGLRPLLNRLLSPPKPAAAGQITDQTAGQMALPSPDGSTAVAAGPNIGDEIERMIDIGQIEGQVRASSIRKISELVAKHPEEAVGIMRGWMYQDT
- the sciP gene encoding CtrA inhibitor SciP; the encoded protein is MTLDRPGRTHRIIGPDGLPLSLDDLPPPGTKRWVIRRKAEVVTGVRAGLLTLEEACERYQLSVEEFLSWQRQIDAHGIKGLRVTRLQDYREPARYP